From Bacillus basilensis, a single genomic window includes:
- a CDS encoding GTP pyrophosphokinase: MHVYLISFIIKQHIDRNYVIFRPFCEQTKNESVSFIIY; encoded by the coding sequence ATGCATGTATATTTAATTAGTTTCATTATAAAACAACATATCGATCGTAATTATGTGATTTTCCGTCCATTTTGTGAACAAACTAAAAATGAAAGCGTTTCCTTTATTATATACTAA
- a CDS encoding VC0807 family protein has protein sequence MNQNKKAILDLVFYLVIPFLIWKFAKPYIDPYYAMLLSSVPGIIYTLYTFKKEKQFNVTGFFILITLISNTTVDLLSGSAERMLWNDAYYHIVLGIIVICTIFIKKPLMLYFAADIAALQGHDRDKSRELYRDSRIYPALQYLTLFFGLQFILKSFLKIYFISVFGVDGYGEMRAIMTAVGWGISICIGIGFVWVNNKIHAVTEEKESVQ, from the coding sequence ATGAATCAAAATAAAAAAGCTATATTAGATCTCGTCTTTTATCTCGTAATCCCATTCCTCATTTGGAAATTTGCGAAGCCTTATATCGATCCTTATTACGCGATGTTACTTTCCTCTGTTCCGGGGATTATTTATACACTGTATACCTTTAAAAAAGAAAAACAGTTTAACGTAACAGGGTTCTTTATTTTAATTACACTCATTTCTAATACGACAGTAGATTTATTATCCGGATCAGCTGAACGAATGTTGTGGAACGATGCGTATTATCACATCGTACTCGGTATTATCGTTATATGTACAATTTTTATAAAAAAACCACTTATGTTATATTTCGCAGCAGATATTGCCGCACTGCAAGGCCATGACCGTGATAAAAGTCGTGAACTGTATCGTGATAGTCGTATCTATCCTGCACTACAATATTTAACGCTATTTTTCGGGCTACAATTCATATTAAAAAGCTTCCTGAAAATTTATTTCATCTCTGTTTTCGGTGTAGATGGCTATGGTGAAATGAGAGCGATTATGACTGCTGTCGGCTGGGGCATTTCTATTTGTATCGGCAT